The genomic region TTGAAGCTCTGCACCCGGCCTTCGCGCAGGATCAAGAGCTCGCCGTCGATCGCGCCCGGCAGGCGCAGCGACGGCACGAGATCCGGAAAGCTCCCCGTGATGTCCTCGCCGGTGCGCGAATAGAGCCGCGCATTGATATGGCCGCGCTCGTCGCGGCCAGCGACCGCCTGCACGCGGATGCCGTCCCATTTCCATTCGGCGATGTAGTCGGCGGGATCGAGCGCGGCGAAATCGCCGTCCTCGATCGCATGCGCCAGCATCACCGGGCGGAACGGCGCGGGATCGCGGTTGACGGGCTTGTCGCCGCGGCCCTCCAGCCAGGCGAACAGGTCGAGATAGGGCGGGACGAGCCCCGGCCAGATCAGCTCGATCTCGTGCGGGTCCTTGTCGCCGAGCGCTGCGGCCGCAGTCTTGGCAAGGCGCGCGGAGATGCCGATCCGCAAGCTCCCGGTGACGAGCTTCAGCAGCGCCCAGCGGCCGGTCTCGTCGAGCTCGTCGAGCCAGCGCTCGAGCTGCCTCGGCAGCTCGGTCTTGCCGAGCGTGCGCAGCGTGGTGACGACTTCGGTGAGGCTCGGCGGGGGTGGGTTGTTGTGGCGAGGTGAATGAAGGGACTCACTGCCATCTCGCCCGGAGTACCCCCCTCCCTGACCCTCCCCCACAAGGGGGGAGGGAACGGAAAGAGCCCTGCCTCCCTCACTCGCTGACTCAGTGCCAGTTGTGGTTCTCGCTGAAAGCGTCGCACTCCGCTGCACTCCCTCCCCCCTTGTGGGGGAGGGCTGGGGAGAGGGGTAGCCCGGAAAAGATTCGCTGTTGTTGGCGTCGCGCCGCGGCCACATCAGCGCCACCGTCTCGGAGAGATCGCCGACATAATCGTAGCTCAGCCCGAACAGCACCTCATCCGTGCGTGCCGCGATGAGGTCCCGGATCAGCGCGGGCTTGGCGTGCTTGAAGCTGAGTGCGCCGGTCAACGCCGCCAGCGCATAGCCGCGGTCGGGATCGCCGACCTCGCGGAAATAACCGGTGAGCAGCCGCAGCTTGTTGTTGCGGCCGGGCTCATAGGCGAGGCGGTCGAGCAGCTCGGCGAAGCGGTTCATGCTTCGGCCTCGCCCTGAATGGGAATCTCGCTCTCCTCCTCGTCGCCATAGCCGACGAGATCGAGCGGCTGCGCCTTCAGGCCCTTGCTCCGGCACCAATGCACCAGCGCATCTTCCTGGCCGTGGGTGACCCAGATCTCTCCGGCGCCGGTCGCCGCGATGGTGGCGGTGAGGCCGTCCCAATCGGCGTGGTCGGAGATCACCAGCGGCAGCTCGACGCCGCGCTGCCGCGCGCGGGCGCGCACGCGCATCCAGCCCGAGGCGAAGGCGGTGACCGGATCGGGAAAGCGCCGCGTCCAGAGATCGGATGTGGCCGATGGCGGCGCCAACGTGATGGTGCCGGCGAGCGCCGCCTTCTTCATGCCCTTCACCGGCCTGAGCTCGCCGAGGTCGATCCCGCGGCTCTGATAGTAGTGCGTGATCGTCTCCATTGCGCCATGCAGGTAGATCGGCGCATCATAGCCGGCCTGCCGCAACAGCTTGATCACGCGCTGCGCCTTGCCGAGCGAATAGGCACCGACGAGATGCGCGCGTTCCGGAAACAGCGCGACGGACGCGAGCAGCTTCTTGACCTCGTCGCTCGCATCGCCATGCCGGAACACCGGCAGCCCGAACGTCGCCTCGGTGATGAAGACGTCGCATCGCACCAGCTCGAACGGCGTGCAGGTCGGGTCGGGCGCGTCCTTGTAGTCGCCGGAGGCGACGATGCAGGTGTCCTTGCACGAGACGGCGATCTGCGCCGACCCCAGCACATGGCCGGCGGGGTGGAATTTGACACAGACGTCGCCGACCCGGATCTCCTCGCCATAGCGGATCGCCTGGGTCGAGCCGGCAAAGTTCTCGCCATAGCGCAGCCGCATCATGTCCAGCGTTTCCTGCGTCGCCAGCACCGCGCCATGGCCGGCACGGGCATGGTCGGAATGGCCGTGGGTGATCACGGCCCGCTCCACGGGGCGGACGGGGTCGATATGGAAACCGCCGGGCTTGCAGCACAGGCCGGCAGCATTTGGCAGCAGGATGTCTTGCGGGCGCATGCCTGTTATATAAGTCGAGCCATCACATCTTCGAGTCACTTACCCATTTCGTCTCCTGGTTCCTCAATGCCGCTCCGCCTGTTCCTGACCTCCGGCGATCTCATGGCCGACCGCCGTTTCGAGTTCGCGCGCGACCTTCAGCTCAAGGGCGACCTGCCCGCCGCCGCGGACCTCCTGGAGCAGGCGATCGAGCTCGCACCTGATTTCACCTCGGCCTGGTTCACGCTCGGCGAGATCCGTCAGCAGCTCGGCGAACGCGACAAGGCCATCGCGGCCTTTCGTGAAGCGCGGCGATGCGACCCCGAGGACCAGCACGGCGCCGGCCTGCACCTGATGCGGCTCGGCGATACCGAGATGGCGGAGATGCCCAAGGCCTACGTGCAGGCTTTGTTCGATCAATACGCGCCGCGCTTCGAGCACGCGCTGATCGACGATCTCGGCTATCGCGCCCCCGCGCTGATCTTCAAGGCGGTGCTGGCCGCGCGCGTCGCCGCCAAGAAGCCCGCCTACTTCAAGCGCACCATCGATCTCGGCTGCGGCACGGGGCTCGCGGCGGCGGCCTTCGCCAAACAGGTCGATCATTTCACCGGCATCGATCTGTCGCCCGGCATGATCAAGGAGGCGCGGGCGACGAACCTCTATGCCGAGCTCGAAGTCGCCGACATGATCGAGGGCCTGCGCGGCAAGCCGGATGCCAGCGCGAACCTCGTCGTGGCCGCGGATGCGTTCGTCTATCTCTCCGATCTCGCAGCGGTGCTGAGCGAAGCGAGACGCGTGCTCGTATCCGGCGGCGTGCTCGCCTTCACGCTGGAGACGCATGCGGGCGATGGCATCGTGCTCGGCGAGGGCCTGCGTTATGCCCATTCCGCGGAATATGTGCGCGGCGCGATCGCGAAGGCGGGGTTGAAGCTGCTGACACTCGAGCCGGCCTCGCCGCGCAACGAGAACAACGAGCCGGTGCGCGGCCTTGTCGTCGTCGCCGAAAAAACTTGAGTCTAGGCGCTAACGCCTGGCGATGTGAGCGTCATTGCGTCGCAAAGCTGCGACTTCCCACTTGCGAGCCGAGCTGCGATGTCAGCACAATGCGCGCATCAGGGAGAAAACAACAATGACCAAGAATCCATCGCGGCGCGATTTCGGCGCCGGCGCACTCGCCACCATCGCCGCATCGACATTGCCCGCGCCCTATGTCTGGGCCGCGGAGAAGAAGTACGATGCGGGCGCCAGCGACACCGAGATCAAGATCGGTCAGACCGTGCCGCATTCCGGCCCCGGCTCGCTCTACGGCGTGCTCGGTCGCGTCGGCGAAGCCTATTTCCAGATGCTGAACGAGAAGGGCGGCATCAACGGGCGCAAGATCAAGTTCCTCACCATGGACGACGCCTACAGCGCGCCGAAATGCGTCGAGGCGACGCGGCGCCTGGTCGAACAGGAGGAAGTGCTCGCGCTGTACGGCTCGCTCGGCACCGCGCCGCAGACCGCCGTGCACAAATACCTGAACGCCAAGGGGGTGCCTCAGCTGCTGCTCAACACCGGCGCGTCGAAGTGGAATAATCCGAAAGAGTTCAAATGGACCATGGCGGGCCTGCCGCTCTATCCGACGGAGGCGCGCATCCTGGCACGGCACGTCGTCAGCGTGAAGCCGAACGCCAGGATCGGCATCCTCTACCAGAACGACGATTTCGGCCGCGACTTCCTTGCACCCTTCAAGAAAGTGCTGGCGGATGCCGGCGGCACCGCGCAGGTGATCATGGAGCAGACCTATGATCTCACCGAGCCGACCGTCGATTCCCAGCTCGTCAATCTCTCGAAGTCGGGGGCCGACGTGTTCTACAACATCTCGACCGGCAAGGCCTCGTCACAGTCGATCCGGAAAGTGGCCGAGCTCGGCTGGAAGCCGCTGCAGCTGCTGTCTGCCGGCT from Bradyrhizobium sp. CB1015 harbors:
- a CDS encoding ATP-dependent DNA ligase, which codes for MNRFAELLDRLAYEPGRNNKLRLLTGYFREVGDPDRGYALAALTGALSFKHAKPALIRDLIAARTDEVLFGLSYDYVGDLSETVALMWPRRDANNSESFPGYPSPQPSPTRGEGVQRSATLSARTTTGTESASEGGRALSVPSPLVGEGQGGGYSGRDGSESLHSPRHNNPPPPSLTEVVTTLRTLGKTELPRQLERWLDELDETGRWALLKLVTGSLRIGISARLAKTAAAALGDKDPHEIELIWPGLVPPYLDLFAWLEGRGDKPVNRDPAPFRPVMLAHAIEDGDFAALDPADYIAEWKWDGIRVQAVAGRDERGHINARLYSRTGEDITGSFPDLVPSLRLPGAIDGELLILREGRVQSFNVLQQRLNRKVVSPKLIKEFPIHLRAYDLLGDDENDLRELPFAERRERLERFIAKLDDPRIDLSPTVAFDSWEALTAARADPASAGAGEDADAIEGVMLKRRDAPYLPGRPKGQWWKWKRDPHIIDAVLMYAQRGHGKRSSYYSDYTFGVWTETENGEELVPVGKAYFGFTDEELLQIDRFVRRNTTEKFGPVRHVVHEGDKGLVLEVAFEGLQRSPRHKSGVAMRFPRISRLRWDKPPREADRLETLERMLKAEPAEIEV
- a CDS encoding class I SAM-dependent methyltransferase; the encoded protein is MPLRLFLTSGDLMADRRFEFARDLQLKGDLPAAADLLEQAIELAPDFTSAWFTLGEIRQQLGERDKAIAAFREARRCDPEDQHGAGLHLMRLGDTEMAEMPKAYVQALFDQYAPRFEHALIDDLGYRAPALIFKAVLAARVAAKKPAYFKRTIDLGCGTGLAAAAFAKQVDHFTGIDLSPGMIKEARATNLYAELEVADMIEGLRGKPDASANLVVAADAFVYLSDLAAVLSEARRVLVSGGVLAFTLETHAGDGIVLGEGLRYAHSAEYVRGAIAKAGLKLLTLEPASPRNENNEPVRGLVVVAEKT
- a CDS encoding ABC transporter substrate-binding protein; its protein translation is MTKNPSRRDFGAGALATIAASTLPAPYVWAAEKKYDAGASDTEIKIGQTVPHSGPGSLYGVLGRVGEAYFQMLNEKGGINGRKIKFLTMDDAYSAPKCVEATRRLVEQEEVLALYGSLGTAPQTAVHKYLNAKGVPQLLLNTGASKWNNPKEFKWTMAGLPLYPTEARILARHVVSVKPNARIGILYQNDDFGRDFLAPFKKVLADAGGTAQVIMEQTYDLTEPTVDSQLVNLSKSGADVFYNISTGKASSQSIRKVAELGWKPLQLLSAGSTGRSILNAAGLENATGIVAIRYNKEVGLPKWEKDPNVMAFEELRKKYTPAIDPDNTIAFAGYGQAVTMGEILRRCGDELTRANVLKQASNLNGFHSPYFLDGVTYSYTPEDYTPMKTLFISTFTGKDWDISDKPMSE
- a CDS encoding ligase-associated DNA damage response exonuclease; translation: MRPQDILLPNAAGLCCKPGGFHIDPVRPVERAVITHGHSDHARAGHGAVLATQETLDMMRLRYGENFAGSTQAIRYGEEIRVGDVCVKFHPAGHVLGSAQIAVSCKDTCIVASGDYKDAPDPTCTPFELVRCDVFITEATFGLPVFRHGDASDEVKKLLASVALFPERAHLVGAYSLGKAQRVIKLLRQAGYDAPIYLHGAMETITHYYQSRGIDLGELRPVKGMKKAALAGTITLAPPSATSDLWTRRFPDPVTAFASGWMRVRARARQRGVELPLVISDHADWDGLTATIAATGAGEIWVTHGQEDALVHWCRSKGLKAQPLDLVGYGDEEESEIPIQGEAEA